A region of Heteronotia binoei isolate CCM8104 ecotype False Entrance Well chromosome 2, APGP_CSIRO_Hbin_v1, whole genome shotgun sequence DNA encodes the following proteins:
- the PRICKLE4 gene encoding prickle-like protein 4 isoform X1, with protein sequence MSLPSPAWSQREKAPCISTLPASSSDSDSGCALEDYVGLGTEIPPAEVSIHFESQSLNAVPATISNQFHIKALLQQLPPQDCDEKYCPSIGEEEREQLRTFAAQRRQISLGQGVTYLVSSTTHGCFCKKCGKKISIGEQGVLASKLGDHCCWHPACFVCHICLQPLVDLIYFHRNGKIYCGRHHAEFFRPRCASCDQLIFTMECMEAEGLCWHEEHFCCLECDLPLGTRRYVMKSDQPYCCACFESLYADVCQACGEIIGVDSEQASLQGQHWHAKGSCFYCNLCKKALLGQLITTRHGLLFCSEACSLEKESALSSTGSDSSDSAFISAPSPDSTPISRAKNRSPCRSFAAARTNNDACEQMAEVTERLHTSGNSSSLIPEFTSQEEEVVFRNKSVSPQLYELEPQADSPHPIEAEQSSIQEDTVSQASWQQAGDHHSKSCLSTPLDASVLIMDFSEGLRTDELEPVQEDDAWCPSCSSSSDSDSEPEGFFFGTPIPKPGSRHLALPTREQQVLGKGGRQAARARTSSKHCSIS encoded by the exons ATGTCCCTACCGAGTCCTGCATGGTCCCAGAGAGAGAAGGCTCCATGCATTTCTACTCTACCTGCTTCTTCTTCAGACAGTGATTCTGGCTGCGCCCTGGAAGATTACGTAGGACTTGGTACAGAAATTCCCCCAGCAGAG GTGTCAATACACTTTGAGTCTCAATCACTGAATGCAGTCCCTGCTACCATTTCAAATCAGTTCCACATAAAAGCTCTCCttcagcaactgccaccacaagACTGCGAT GAGAAATACTGTCCATCCATTGGTGAAGAGGAGAGGGAGCAGCTGCGAACATTTGCTGCACAGAGGCGGCAGATCTCGCTGGGCCAGGGTGTTACATACTTGGTATCTTCTACAACCCATGGGTGTTTCTGCAAAAAG TGTGGTAAGAAGATAAGCATAGGTGAACAGGGCGTCTTAGCATCCAAATTGGGAGATCACTGCTGCTGGCATCCAGCCTGCTTTGTCTGTCACATCTGTCTTCAGCCACTTGTGGATCTCATCTACTTCCATCGGAATGGGAAGATCTACTGCGGACGACATCATGCAGAATTCTTCCGTCCACGGTGTGCTTCGTGTGATCAG CTGATCTTCACCATGGAGTGCATGGAGGCTGAAGGGCTGTGCTGGCATGAAGAGCACTTCTGTTGCCTGGAGTGTGACTTGCCCCTGGGGACACGGCGGTATGTCATGAAGAGCGACCAACCCTATTGCTGTGCCTGTTTTGAGAGTCTCTACGCGGATGTCTGTCAAGCCTGTGGAGAGATTATCG GTGTTGACAGTGAACAGGCCAGCCTCCAAGGCCAGCACTGGCATGCCAAAGGTTCCTGCTTCTACTGCAACCTTTGCAAGAAAGCATTACTAGGCCAGCTGATCACAACTCGCCATGGCCTTCTATTTTGTTCTGaagcctgcagcttggagaaggagtCAGCACTATCATCTACAGGCTCTGATTCCTCAGACTCTGCTTTCATCTCAGCTCCTTCCCCTGACTCCACACCCATATCTAGAGCCAAAAACAGAAGCCCATGTCGCTCCTTTGCAGCTGCAAGAACCAACAATGATGCATGTGAGCAAATGGCAGAAG TAACAGAAAGGCTACATACATCTGGGAATTCCTCATCCCTCATTCCAGAGTTCACCAGCCAGGAGGAGGAAGTTGTTTTCAGGAACAAATCAGTTTCTCCTCAGCTTTATGAACTTGAACCACAAGCTGATTCTCCACATCCTATAGAAGCAGAACAGAGCTCCATCCAAGAAGACACTGTCTCACAAGCATCCTGGCAACAGGCTGGAGATCACCACTCTAAAAGCTGTCTCTCCACACCCTTGGATGCATCAGTACTGATCATGGACTTTTCAGAGGGGCTGCGCACTGATGAGCTGGAACCTGTGCAGGAAGATGATGCTTGGTGCCCTAGTTGTTCATCCTCTTCTGATTCTGACTCTGAGCCAGAAGGCTTCTTTTTTGGGACACCAATCCCAAAGCCTGGGTCCAGGCATCTTGCTCTCCCCACTAGGGAGCAGCAGGTACTTGGTAAAGGAGGAAGACAGGCAGCCAGAGCACGAACAAGCAGCAAACACTGCAGTATCTCCTAG
- the PRICKLE4 gene encoding prickle-like protein 4 isoform X2: MTSLPLLRIQAIYISTSKVSIHFESQSLNAVPATISNQFHIKALLQQLPPQDCDEKYCPSIGEEEREQLRTFAAQRRQISLGQGVTYLVSSTTHGCFCKKCGKKISIGEQGVLASKLGDHCCWHPACFVCHICLQPLVDLIYFHRNGKIYCGRHHAEFFRPRCASCDQLIFTMECMEAEGLCWHEEHFCCLECDLPLGTRRYVMKSDQPYCCACFESLYADVCQACGEIIGVDSEQASLQGQHWHAKGSCFYCNLCKKALLGQLITTRHGLLFCSEACSLEKESALSSTGSDSSDSAFISAPSPDSTPISRAKNRSPCRSFAAARTNNDACEQMAEVTERLHTSGNSSSLIPEFTSQEEEVVFRNKSVSPQLYELEPQADSPHPIEAEQSSIQEDTVSQASWQQAGDHHSKSCLSTPLDASVLIMDFSEGLRTDELEPVQEDDAWCPSCSSSSDSDSEPEGFFFGTPIPKPGSRHLALPTREQQVLGKGGRQAARARTSSKHCSIS; the protein is encoded by the exons ATGACATCTCTTCCACTGCTGAGGATCCAAGCCATATATATTAGCACATCAAAG GTGTCAATACACTTTGAGTCTCAATCACTGAATGCAGTCCCTGCTACCATTTCAAATCAGTTCCACATAAAAGCTCTCCttcagcaactgccaccacaagACTGCGAT GAGAAATACTGTCCATCCATTGGTGAAGAGGAGAGGGAGCAGCTGCGAACATTTGCTGCACAGAGGCGGCAGATCTCGCTGGGCCAGGGTGTTACATACTTGGTATCTTCTACAACCCATGGGTGTTTCTGCAAAAAG TGTGGTAAGAAGATAAGCATAGGTGAACAGGGCGTCTTAGCATCCAAATTGGGAGATCACTGCTGCTGGCATCCAGCCTGCTTTGTCTGTCACATCTGTCTTCAGCCACTTGTGGATCTCATCTACTTCCATCGGAATGGGAAGATCTACTGCGGACGACATCATGCAGAATTCTTCCGTCCACGGTGTGCTTCGTGTGATCAG CTGATCTTCACCATGGAGTGCATGGAGGCTGAAGGGCTGTGCTGGCATGAAGAGCACTTCTGTTGCCTGGAGTGTGACTTGCCCCTGGGGACACGGCGGTATGTCATGAAGAGCGACCAACCCTATTGCTGTGCCTGTTTTGAGAGTCTCTACGCGGATGTCTGTCAAGCCTGTGGAGAGATTATCG GTGTTGACAGTGAACAGGCCAGCCTCCAAGGCCAGCACTGGCATGCCAAAGGTTCCTGCTTCTACTGCAACCTTTGCAAGAAAGCATTACTAGGCCAGCTGATCACAACTCGCCATGGCCTTCTATTTTGTTCTGaagcctgcagcttggagaaggagtCAGCACTATCATCTACAGGCTCTGATTCCTCAGACTCTGCTTTCATCTCAGCTCCTTCCCCTGACTCCACACCCATATCTAGAGCCAAAAACAGAAGCCCATGTCGCTCCTTTGCAGCTGCAAGAACCAACAATGATGCATGTGAGCAAATGGCAGAAG TAACAGAAAGGCTACATACATCTGGGAATTCCTCATCCCTCATTCCAGAGTTCACCAGCCAGGAGGAGGAAGTTGTTTTCAGGAACAAATCAGTTTCTCCTCAGCTTTATGAACTTGAACCACAAGCTGATTCTCCACATCCTATAGAAGCAGAACAGAGCTCCATCCAAGAAGACACTGTCTCACAAGCATCCTGGCAACAGGCTGGAGATCACCACTCTAAAAGCTGTCTCTCCACACCCTTGGATGCATCAGTACTGATCATGGACTTTTCAGAGGGGCTGCGCACTGATGAGCTGGAACCTGTGCAGGAAGATGATGCTTGGTGCCCTAGTTGTTCATCCTCTTCTGATTCTGACTCTGAGCCAGAAGGCTTCTTTTTTGGGACACCAATCCCAAAGCCTGGGTCCAGGCATCTTGCTCTCCCCACTAGGGAGCAGCAGGTACTTGGTAAAGGAGGAAGACAGGCAGCCAGAGCACGAACAAGCAGCAAACACTGCAGTATCTCCTAG